In Methanococcoides sp. LMO-2, a single window of DNA contains:
- a CDS encoding response regulator, protein MAENGRTKILVVDDEPDNVELLTAYLSYDYDIIPAYSGREALNILENLQQDLPDLVLMDIMLKDGMDGVEAADHIHVNYNIPLVYITAYADESIMQRAKLTEPFGYILKPFEESELRTNIEIALYKHEMEKKLKESQKWLTAILNNTGDAMIATDEAGYVKFMNPFAEALTGWKQDEVLGKQLKDIFYVESEETGNAVEDPVEKVMREGAFYGLASQTLLVTKSNARIPVDIIGSPIKSENDKLIGVLITFSDISERKKIENLIYKEGM, encoded by the coding sequence ATGGCTGAGAATGGTAGAACAAAAATACTTGTTGTCGACGACGAACCTGATAATGTCGAATTACTTACTGCATACCTATCATACGATTATGATATAATTCCAGCATACAGCGGCAGGGAAGCTCTAAATATACTGGAAAATTTACAGCAGGACCTTCCGGATCTTGTTCTGATGGACATTATGCTAAAGGACGGAATGGATGGTGTGGAAGCTGCTGACCATATCCATGTAAACTACAACATCCCACTTGTCTACATCACCGCATATGCTGATGAAAGCATTATGCAAAGGGCTAAACTGACAGAACCTTTCGGATACATACTCAAGCCTTTCGAGGAAAGTGAACTCAGAACCAATATCGAGATCGCCCTCTACAAGCATGAGATGGAGAAAAAACTGAAAGAGAGTCAGAAGTGGCTTACTGCAATACTGAACAACACAGGCGATGCAATGATCGCCACTGATGAAGCAGGTTATGTGAAGTTCATGAACCCATTCGCAGAAGCACTTACCGGCTGGAAGCAGGATGAAGTCCTCGGAAAACAACTAAAGGACATATTCTATGTCGAAAGTGAAGAGACCGGCAATGCCGTTGAGGACCCTGTCGAGAAGGTCATGCGTGAAGGCGCTTTCTACGGACTGGCAAGCCAGACACTCCTTGTCACAAAGAGCAACGCAAGGATTCCTGTCGATATAATAGGATCACCTATTAAAAGCGAGAACGACAAACTGATAGGAGTACTGATAACCTTCAGTGATATTTCCGAAAGGAAAAAGATCGAGAACCTTATCTACAAAGAAGGAATGTGA